One segment of Primulina tabacum isolate GXHZ01 chromosome 14, ASM2559414v2, whole genome shotgun sequence DNA contains the following:
- the LOC142524487 gene encoding uncharacterized protein LOC142524487 isoform X1: MKFEDFLMQPGEDKQTKHQLQEEVEKLHQELDGELQLNRVLQCAVQGTIAWCESRSCQSSLLPFQVQVLLTELGVVEEEIDWLERKISELKLDIFHEKVQIKERQVLKLKELQRQPEQRQLKKLPSRRPNQIDNRNCETLATSQNDYRRNRTARERRASLGSSTELQSLTFRGTNGEKIDTSSFCSKQVFIHRHNFEKMFGILAVAATEEEYGNSAHSKSRTVNNRQDTESEIENPTKLSVELVKCLIGIFLNLNKATLRRKGSANLPKNSVTCVNSKALVSKATFSCSTNVFPFSPNVSHLDPYEVLHEPDFVIRDVGPYKNFIQITKRSVDPSRLSECLPAMRRLRILMQKLGKVNITYLTHKQKLAFWINVYNVCVMHAFLQHGLPSTQEKLLALINEAAINVGGLVLHAFTIEHFILRRQAETTKHVSKVKTKTKFQAFSSVFEQSNQYRRQDLGSYDNRIVLQELTDEKAMLLRHACGLAYPEPNITFALCQGSWSSPALRFYTPDEVMNELEKAKIEYLEASVGITSKKKISVPKLLHWQMKDFADDMESLLEWIYSQLPQTSSLKRQIMESLDGETQSPTQKLTEIQPYVSEFRYLLPV; this comes from the exons ATGAAATTCGAAGATTTTTTGATGCAGCCTGGTGAAGATAAACAAACGAAGCACCAACTCCAAGAGGAG GTGGAGAAATTGCACCAAGAGTTGGATGGAGAGTTGCAACTGAACAGGGTTTTGCAATGCGCTGTGCAAGGAACAATTGCCTGGTGTGAATCACGTTCCTGCCAATCCTCACTACTCCCCTTCCAG GTTCAAGTTCTGCTGACAGAACTAGGAGTGGTAGAAGAAGAGATCGATTGGCTCGAAAGAAAGATTAGCGAACTCAAGTTGGATATCTTCCATGAGAAGGTGCAGATTAAAGAACGTCAAGTACTGAAGTTAAAAGAATTACAACGGCAACCCGAGCAACGACAATTAAAGAAGTTGCCTTCTAGAAGACCGAACCAGATAGATAACAGGAATTGTGAAACCCTAGCAACATCACAGAATGATTATAGAAGAAACAGAACTGCAAGAGAAAGAAGAGCCTCTTTAGGTTCCTCTACGGAACTTCAAAGTTTAACTTTCCGAGGAACGAACGGTGAAAAAATTGATACTTCGTCATTTTGTTCAAAACAAGTGTTTATACATAGacataattttgagaaaatgtttGGTATTTTAGCCGTTGCAGCAACAGAGGAGGAATATGGGAATTCAGCACACTCAAAAAGTCGTACAGTGAACAACCGACAAGACACAGAGAGTGAAATTGAAAACCCGACTAAGTTATCAGTAGAACTGGTCAAGTGTTTGATAGGAATATTTCTCAATCTAAATAAAGCAACATTGAGGAGAAAAGGATCAGCTAACCTTCCGAAGAATTCTGTGACCTGTGTAAACTCGAAAGCGCTGGTGTCAAAAGCCACATTCAGCTGCAGCACAAACGTGTTTCCATTCAGCCCCAATGTATCTCATCTTGATCCTTATGAGGTATTGCATGAACCTGATTTCGTAATCAGAGATGTTGGACCATATAAGAATTTCATTCAAATCACAAAACGTTCAGTGGATCCAAGTCGACTTTCTGAATGTCTTCCAGCCATGAGAAGACTCAG GATTTTGATGCAAAAACTCGGCAAAGTAAACATAACTTACTTAACCCACAAGCAGAAGCTGGCATTCTGGATTAATGTTTATAACGTCTGCGTAATGCAT GCATTTTTGCAACACGGACTTCCTTCAACACAGGAGAAGCTACTAGCACTGATAAATGAG GCTGCAATTAATGTCGGTGGTTTGGTACTTCATGCTTTCACTATTGAACATTTCATCCTCCGGCGGCAAGCAGAAACCACCAAACATGTGAGTAAAGTAAAAACGAAAACTAAGTTTCAGGCTTTCAGCTCAGTCTTTGAACAATCCAATCAATATCGGAGACAAGATCTCGGTTCATATGACAATCGTATTGTACTTCAGGAGCTAACAGATGAGAAAGCAATGCTTCTAAGGCATGCCTGTGGCCTTGCTTATCCAGAACCTAACATCACATTTGCTCTCTGCCAAGGCAGCTGGTCATCGCCAGCA TTAAGGTTTTATACACCAGACGAAGTCATGAATGAGCTAGAGAAAGCAAAAATAGAGTATTTGGAGGCTTCAGTTGGAATTACAAGCAAGAAAAAGATTTCAGTGCCAAAGCTCTTGCACTGGCAAATGAAAGACTTTGCTGATGACATGGAATCACTTCTAGAATGGATCTACAGCCAACTACCGCAGACAAGCTCATTGAAACGACAGATAATGGAGAGTCTAGATGGAGAAACGCAATCTCCAACACAAAAACTAACAGAAATTCAACCTTATGTCTCTGAATTCCGCTACTTGCTCCCAGTATAG
- the LOC142524487 gene encoding uncharacterized protein LOC142524487 isoform X3 translates to MKFEDFLMQPGEDKQTKHQLQEEVEKLHQELDGELQLNRVLQCAVQGTIAWCESRSCQSSLLPFQVQVLLTELGVVEEEIDWLERKISELKLDIFHEKVQIKERQVLKLKELQRQPEQRQLKKLPSRRPNQIDNRNCETLATSQNDYRRNRTARERRASLGSSTELQSLTFRGTNATEEEYGNSAHSKSRTVNNRQDTESEIENPTKLSVELVKCLIGIFLNLNKATLRRKGSANLPKNSVTCVNSKALVSKATFSCSTNVFPFSPNVSHLDPYEVLHEPDFVIRDVGPYKNFIQITKRSVDPSRLSECLPAMRRLRILMQKLGKVNITYLTHKQKLAFWINVYNVCVMHAFLQHGLPSTQEKLLALINEAAINVGGLVLHAFTIEHFILRRQAETTKHVSKVKTKTKFQAFSSVFEQSNQYRRQDLGSYDNRIVLQELTDEKAMLLRHACGLAYPEPNITFALCQGSWSSPALRFYTPDEVMNELEKAKIEYLEASVGITSKKKISVPKLLHWQMKDFADDMESLLEWIYSQLPQTSSLKRQIMESLDGETQSPTQKLTEIQPYVSEFRYLLPV, encoded by the exons ATGAAATTCGAAGATTTTTTGATGCAGCCTGGTGAAGATAAACAAACGAAGCACCAACTCCAAGAGGAG GTGGAGAAATTGCACCAAGAGTTGGATGGAGAGTTGCAACTGAACAGGGTTTTGCAATGCGCTGTGCAAGGAACAATTGCCTGGTGTGAATCACGTTCCTGCCAATCCTCACTACTCCCCTTCCAG GTTCAAGTTCTGCTGACAGAACTAGGAGTGGTAGAAGAAGAGATCGATTGGCTCGAAAGAAAGATTAGCGAACTCAAGTTGGATATCTTCCATGAGAAGGTGCAGATTAAAGAACGTCAAGTACTGAAGTTAAAAGAATTACAACGGCAACCCGAGCAACGACAATTAAAGAAGTTGCCTTCTAGAAGACCGAACCAGATAGATAACAGGAATTGTGAAACCCTAGCAACATCACAGAATGATTATAGAAGAAACAGAACTGCAAGAGAAAGAAGAGCCTCTTTAGGTTCCTCTACGGAACTTCAAAGTTTAACTTTCCGAGGAACGAACG CAACAGAGGAGGAATATGGGAATTCAGCACACTCAAAAAGTCGTACAGTGAACAACCGACAAGACACAGAGAGTGAAATTGAAAACCCGACTAAGTTATCAGTAGAACTGGTCAAGTGTTTGATAGGAATATTTCTCAATCTAAATAAAGCAACATTGAGGAGAAAAGGATCAGCTAACCTTCCGAAGAATTCTGTGACCTGTGTAAACTCGAAAGCGCTGGTGTCAAAAGCCACATTCAGCTGCAGCACAAACGTGTTTCCATTCAGCCCCAATGTATCTCATCTTGATCCTTATGAGGTATTGCATGAACCTGATTTCGTAATCAGAGATGTTGGACCATATAAGAATTTCATTCAAATCACAAAACGTTCAGTGGATCCAAGTCGACTTTCTGAATGTCTTCCAGCCATGAGAAGACTCAG GATTTTGATGCAAAAACTCGGCAAAGTAAACATAACTTACTTAACCCACAAGCAGAAGCTGGCATTCTGGATTAATGTTTATAACGTCTGCGTAATGCAT GCATTTTTGCAACACGGACTTCCTTCAACACAGGAGAAGCTACTAGCACTGATAAATGAG GCTGCAATTAATGTCGGTGGTTTGGTACTTCATGCTTTCACTATTGAACATTTCATCCTCCGGCGGCAAGCAGAAACCACCAAACATGTGAGTAAAGTAAAAACGAAAACTAAGTTTCAGGCTTTCAGCTCAGTCTTTGAACAATCCAATCAATATCGGAGACAAGATCTCGGTTCATATGACAATCGTATTGTACTTCAGGAGCTAACAGATGAGAAAGCAATGCTTCTAAGGCATGCCTGTGGCCTTGCTTATCCAGAACCTAACATCACATTTGCTCTCTGCCAAGGCAGCTGGTCATCGCCAGCA TTAAGGTTTTATACACCAGACGAAGTCATGAATGAGCTAGAGAAAGCAAAAATAGAGTATTTGGAGGCTTCAGTTGGAATTACAAGCAAGAAAAAGATTTCAGTGCCAAAGCTCTTGCACTGGCAAATGAAAGACTTTGCTGATGACATGGAATCACTTCTAGAATGGATCTACAGCCAACTACCGCAGACAAGCTCATTGAAACGACAGATAATGGAGAGTCTAGATGGAGAAACGCAATCTCCAACACAAAAACTAACAGAAATTCAACCTTATGTCTCTGAATTCCGCTACTTGCTCCCAGTATAG
- the LOC142524487 gene encoding uncharacterized protein LOC142524487 isoform X6 codes for MKFEDFLMQPGEDKQTKHQLQEEVEKLHQELDGELQLNRVLQCAVQGTIAWCESRSCQSSLLPFQVQVLLTELGVVEEEIDWLERKISELKLDIFHEKVQIKERQVLKLKELQRQPEQRQLKKLPSRRPNQIDNRNCETLATSQNDYRRNRTARERRASLGSSTELQSLTFRGTNGEKIDTSSFCSKQVFIHRHNFEKMFGILAVAATEEEYGNSAHSKSRTVNNRQDTESEIENPTKLSVELVKCLIGIFLNLNKATLRRKGSANLPKNSVTCVNSKALVSKATFSCSTNVFPFSPNVSHLDPYEVLHEPDFVIRDVGPYKNFIQITKRSVDPSRLSECLPAMRRLRILMQKLGKVNITYLTHKQKLAFWINVYNVCVMHAFLQHGLPSTQEKLLALINEAAINVGGLVLHAFTIEHFILRRQAETTKHELTDEKAMLLRHACGLAYPEPNITFALCQGSWSSPAVCS; via the exons ATGAAATTCGAAGATTTTTTGATGCAGCCTGGTGAAGATAAACAAACGAAGCACCAACTCCAAGAGGAG GTGGAGAAATTGCACCAAGAGTTGGATGGAGAGTTGCAACTGAACAGGGTTTTGCAATGCGCTGTGCAAGGAACAATTGCCTGGTGTGAATCACGTTCCTGCCAATCCTCACTACTCCCCTTCCAG GTTCAAGTTCTGCTGACAGAACTAGGAGTGGTAGAAGAAGAGATCGATTGGCTCGAAAGAAAGATTAGCGAACTCAAGTTGGATATCTTCCATGAGAAGGTGCAGATTAAAGAACGTCAAGTACTGAAGTTAAAAGAATTACAACGGCAACCCGAGCAACGACAATTAAAGAAGTTGCCTTCTAGAAGACCGAACCAGATAGATAACAGGAATTGTGAAACCCTAGCAACATCACAGAATGATTATAGAAGAAACAGAACTGCAAGAGAAAGAAGAGCCTCTTTAGGTTCCTCTACGGAACTTCAAAGTTTAACTTTCCGAGGAACGAACGGTGAAAAAATTGATACTTCGTCATTTTGTTCAAAACAAGTGTTTATACATAGacataattttgagaaaatgtttGGTATTTTAGCCGTTGCAGCAACAGAGGAGGAATATGGGAATTCAGCACACTCAAAAAGTCGTACAGTGAACAACCGACAAGACACAGAGAGTGAAATTGAAAACCCGACTAAGTTATCAGTAGAACTGGTCAAGTGTTTGATAGGAATATTTCTCAATCTAAATAAAGCAACATTGAGGAGAAAAGGATCAGCTAACCTTCCGAAGAATTCTGTGACCTGTGTAAACTCGAAAGCGCTGGTGTCAAAAGCCACATTCAGCTGCAGCACAAACGTGTTTCCATTCAGCCCCAATGTATCTCATCTTGATCCTTATGAGGTATTGCATGAACCTGATTTCGTAATCAGAGATGTTGGACCATATAAGAATTTCATTCAAATCACAAAACGTTCAGTGGATCCAAGTCGACTTTCTGAATGTCTTCCAGCCATGAGAAGACTCAG GATTTTGATGCAAAAACTCGGCAAAGTAAACATAACTTACTTAACCCACAAGCAGAAGCTGGCATTCTGGATTAATGTTTATAACGTCTGCGTAATGCAT GCATTTTTGCAACACGGACTTCCTTCAACACAGGAGAAGCTACTAGCACTGATAAATGAG GCTGCAATTAATGTCGGTGGTTTGGTACTTCATGCTTTCACTATTGAACATTTCATCCTCCGGCGGCAAGCAGAAACCACCAAACAT GAGCTAACAGATGAGAAAGCAATGCTTCTAAGGCATGCCTGTGGCCTTGCTTATCCAGAACCTAACATCACATTTGCTCTCTGCCAAGGCAGCTGGTCATCGCCAGCA GTTTGCAGTTAA
- the LOC142524487 gene encoding uncharacterized protein LOC142524487 isoform X2 has protein sequence MKFEDFLMQPGEDKQTKHQLQEEVEKLHQELDGELQLNRVLQCAVQGTIAWCESRSCQSSLLPFQVQVLLTELGVVEEEIDWLERKISELKLDIFHEKVQIKERQVLKLKELQRQPEQRQLKKLPSRRPNQIDNRNCETLATSQNDYRRNRTARERRASLGSSTELQSLTFRGTNAVAATEEEYGNSAHSKSRTVNNRQDTESEIENPTKLSVELVKCLIGIFLNLNKATLRRKGSANLPKNSVTCVNSKALVSKATFSCSTNVFPFSPNVSHLDPYEVLHEPDFVIRDVGPYKNFIQITKRSVDPSRLSECLPAMRRLRILMQKLGKVNITYLTHKQKLAFWINVYNVCVMHAFLQHGLPSTQEKLLALINEAAINVGGLVLHAFTIEHFILRRQAETTKHVSKVKTKTKFQAFSSVFEQSNQYRRQDLGSYDNRIVLQELTDEKAMLLRHACGLAYPEPNITFALCQGSWSSPALRFYTPDEVMNELEKAKIEYLEASVGITSKKKISVPKLLHWQMKDFADDMESLLEWIYSQLPQTSSLKRQIMESLDGETQSPTQKLTEIQPYVSEFRYLLPV, from the exons ATGAAATTCGAAGATTTTTTGATGCAGCCTGGTGAAGATAAACAAACGAAGCACCAACTCCAAGAGGAG GTGGAGAAATTGCACCAAGAGTTGGATGGAGAGTTGCAACTGAACAGGGTTTTGCAATGCGCTGTGCAAGGAACAATTGCCTGGTGTGAATCACGTTCCTGCCAATCCTCACTACTCCCCTTCCAG GTTCAAGTTCTGCTGACAGAACTAGGAGTGGTAGAAGAAGAGATCGATTGGCTCGAAAGAAAGATTAGCGAACTCAAGTTGGATATCTTCCATGAGAAGGTGCAGATTAAAGAACGTCAAGTACTGAAGTTAAAAGAATTACAACGGCAACCCGAGCAACGACAATTAAAGAAGTTGCCTTCTAGAAGACCGAACCAGATAGATAACAGGAATTGTGAAACCCTAGCAACATCACAGAATGATTATAGAAGAAACAGAACTGCAAGAGAAAGAAGAGCCTCTTTAGGTTCCTCTACGGAACTTCAAAGTTTAACTTTCCGAGGAACGAACG CCGTTGCAGCAACAGAGGAGGAATATGGGAATTCAGCACACTCAAAAAGTCGTACAGTGAACAACCGACAAGACACAGAGAGTGAAATTGAAAACCCGACTAAGTTATCAGTAGAACTGGTCAAGTGTTTGATAGGAATATTTCTCAATCTAAATAAAGCAACATTGAGGAGAAAAGGATCAGCTAACCTTCCGAAGAATTCTGTGACCTGTGTAAACTCGAAAGCGCTGGTGTCAAAAGCCACATTCAGCTGCAGCACAAACGTGTTTCCATTCAGCCCCAATGTATCTCATCTTGATCCTTATGAGGTATTGCATGAACCTGATTTCGTAATCAGAGATGTTGGACCATATAAGAATTTCATTCAAATCACAAAACGTTCAGTGGATCCAAGTCGACTTTCTGAATGTCTTCCAGCCATGAGAAGACTCAG GATTTTGATGCAAAAACTCGGCAAAGTAAACATAACTTACTTAACCCACAAGCAGAAGCTGGCATTCTGGATTAATGTTTATAACGTCTGCGTAATGCAT GCATTTTTGCAACACGGACTTCCTTCAACACAGGAGAAGCTACTAGCACTGATAAATGAG GCTGCAATTAATGTCGGTGGTTTGGTACTTCATGCTTTCACTATTGAACATTTCATCCTCCGGCGGCAAGCAGAAACCACCAAACATGTGAGTAAAGTAAAAACGAAAACTAAGTTTCAGGCTTTCAGCTCAGTCTTTGAACAATCCAATCAATATCGGAGACAAGATCTCGGTTCATATGACAATCGTATTGTACTTCAGGAGCTAACAGATGAGAAAGCAATGCTTCTAAGGCATGCCTGTGGCCTTGCTTATCCAGAACCTAACATCACATTTGCTCTCTGCCAAGGCAGCTGGTCATCGCCAGCA TTAAGGTTTTATACACCAGACGAAGTCATGAATGAGCTAGAGAAAGCAAAAATAGAGTATTTGGAGGCTTCAGTTGGAATTACAAGCAAGAAAAAGATTTCAGTGCCAAAGCTCTTGCACTGGCAAATGAAAGACTTTGCTGATGACATGGAATCACTTCTAGAATGGATCTACAGCCAACTACCGCAGACAAGCTCATTGAAACGACAGATAATGGAGAGTCTAGATGGAGAAACGCAATCTCCAACACAAAAACTAACAGAAATTCAACCTTATGTCTCTGAATTCCGCTACTTGCTCCCAGTATAG
- the LOC142524487 gene encoding uncharacterized protein LOC142524487 isoform X4, protein MKFEDFLMQPGEDKQTKHQLQEEVEKLHQELDGELQLNRVLQCAVQGTIAWCESRSCQSSLLPFQVQVLLTELGVVEEEIDWLERKISELKLDIFHEKVQIKERQVLKLKELQRQPEQRQLKKLPSRRPNQIDNRNCETLATSQNDYRRNRTARERRASLGSSTELQSLTFRGTNGEKIDTSSFCSKQVFIHRHNFEKMFGILAVAATEEEYGNSAHSKSRTVNNRQDTESEIENPTKLSVELVKCLIGIFLNLNKATLRRKGSANLPKNSVTCVNSKALVSKATFSCSTNVFPFSPNVSHLDPYEVLHEPDFVIRDVGPYKNFIQITKRSVDPSRLSECLPAMRRLRILMQKLGKVNITYLTHKQKLAFWINVYNVCVMHAFLQHGLPSTQEKLLALINEAAINVGGLVLHAFTIEHFILRRQAETTKHELTDEKAMLLRHACGLAYPEPNITFALCQGSWSSPALRFYTPDEVMNELEKAKIEYLEASVGITSKKKISVPKLLHWQMKDFADDMESLLEWIYSQLPQTSSLKRQIMESLDGETQSPTQKLTEIQPYVSEFRYLLPV, encoded by the exons ATGAAATTCGAAGATTTTTTGATGCAGCCTGGTGAAGATAAACAAACGAAGCACCAACTCCAAGAGGAG GTGGAGAAATTGCACCAAGAGTTGGATGGAGAGTTGCAACTGAACAGGGTTTTGCAATGCGCTGTGCAAGGAACAATTGCCTGGTGTGAATCACGTTCCTGCCAATCCTCACTACTCCCCTTCCAG GTTCAAGTTCTGCTGACAGAACTAGGAGTGGTAGAAGAAGAGATCGATTGGCTCGAAAGAAAGATTAGCGAACTCAAGTTGGATATCTTCCATGAGAAGGTGCAGATTAAAGAACGTCAAGTACTGAAGTTAAAAGAATTACAACGGCAACCCGAGCAACGACAATTAAAGAAGTTGCCTTCTAGAAGACCGAACCAGATAGATAACAGGAATTGTGAAACCCTAGCAACATCACAGAATGATTATAGAAGAAACAGAACTGCAAGAGAAAGAAGAGCCTCTTTAGGTTCCTCTACGGAACTTCAAAGTTTAACTTTCCGAGGAACGAACGGTGAAAAAATTGATACTTCGTCATTTTGTTCAAAACAAGTGTTTATACATAGacataattttgagaaaatgtttGGTATTTTAGCCGTTGCAGCAACAGAGGAGGAATATGGGAATTCAGCACACTCAAAAAGTCGTACAGTGAACAACCGACAAGACACAGAGAGTGAAATTGAAAACCCGACTAAGTTATCAGTAGAACTGGTCAAGTGTTTGATAGGAATATTTCTCAATCTAAATAAAGCAACATTGAGGAGAAAAGGATCAGCTAACCTTCCGAAGAATTCTGTGACCTGTGTAAACTCGAAAGCGCTGGTGTCAAAAGCCACATTCAGCTGCAGCACAAACGTGTTTCCATTCAGCCCCAATGTATCTCATCTTGATCCTTATGAGGTATTGCATGAACCTGATTTCGTAATCAGAGATGTTGGACCATATAAGAATTTCATTCAAATCACAAAACGTTCAGTGGATCCAAGTCGACTTTCTGAATGTCTTCCAGCCATGAGAAGACTCAG GATTTTGATGCAAAAACTCGGCAAAGTAAACATAACTTACTTAACCCACAAGCAGAAGCTGGCATTCTGGATTAATGTTTATAACGTCTGCGTAATGCAT GCATTTTTGCAACACGGACTTCCTTCAACACAGGAGAAGCTACTAGCACTGATAAATGAG GCTGCAATTAATGTCGGTGGTTTGGTACTTCATGCTTTCACTATTGAACATTTCATCCTCCGGCGGCAAGCAGAAACCACCAAACAT GAGCTAACAGATGAGAAAGCAATGCTTCTAAGGCATGCCTGTGGCCTTGCTTATCCAGAACCTAACATCACATTTGCTCTCTGCCAAGGCAGCTGGTCATCGCCAGCA TTAAGGTTTTATACACCAGACGAAGTCATGAATGAGCTAGAGAAAGCAAAAATAGAGTATTTGGAGGCTTCAGTTGGAATTACAAGCAAGAAAAAGATTTCAGTGCCAAAGCTCTTGCACTGGCAAATGAAAGACTTTGCTGATGACATGGAATCACTTCTAGAATGGATCTACAGCCAACTACCGCAGACAAGCTCATTGAAACGACAGATAATGGAGAGTCTAGATGGAGAAACGCAATCTCCAACACAAAAACTAACAGAAATTCAACCTTATGTCTCTGAATTCCGCTACTTGCTCCCAGTATAG
- the LOC142524487 gene encoding uncharacterized protein LOC142524487 isoform X5: MKFEDFLMQPGEDKQTKHQLQEEVEKLHQELDGELQLNRVLQCAVQGTIAWCESRSCQSSLLPFQVQVLLTELGVVEEEIDWLERKISELKLDIFHEKVQIKERQVLKLKELQRQPEQRQLKKLPSRRPNQIDNRNCETLATSQNDYRRNRTARERRASLGSSTELQSLTFRGTNGEKIDTSSFCSKQVFIHRHNFEKMFGILAVAATEEEYGNSAHSKSRTVNNRQDTESEIENPTKLSVELVKCLIGIFLNLNKATLRRKGSANLPKNSVTCVNSKALVSKATFSCSTNVFPFSPNVSHLDPYEVLHEPDFVIRDVGPYKNFIQITKRSVDPSRLSECLPAMRRLRILMQKLGKVNITYLTHKQKLAFWINVYNVCVMHAFLQHGLPSTQEKLLALINEAAINVGGLVLHAFTIEHFILRRQAETTKHVSKVKTKTKFQAFSSVFEQSNQYRRQDLGSYDNRIVLQELTDEKAMLLRHACGLAYPEPNITFALCQGSWSSPAVCS; this comes from the exons ATGAAATTCGAAGATTTTTTGATGCAGCCTGGTGAAGATAAACAAACGAAGCACCAACTCCAAGAGGAG GTGGAGAAATTGCACCAAGAGTTGGATGGAGAGTTGCAACTGAACAGGGTTTTGCAATGCGCTGTGCAAGGAACAATTGCCTGGTGTGAATCACGTTCCTGCCAATCCTCACTACTCCCCTTCCAG GTTCAAGTTCTGCTGACAGAACTAGGAGTGGTAGAAGAAGAGATCGATTGGCTCGAAAGAAAGATTAGCGAACTCAAGTTGGATATCTTCCATGAGAAGGTGCAGATTAAAGAACGTCAAGTACTGAAGTTAAAAGAATTACAACGGCAACCCGAGCAACGACAATTAAAGAAGTTGCCTTCTAGAAGACCGAACCAGATAGATAACAGGAATTGTGAAACCCTAGCAACATCACAGAATGATTATAGAAGAAACAGAACTGCAAGAGAAAGAAGAGCCTCTTTAGGTTCCTCTACGGAACTTCAAAGTTTAACTTTCCGAGGAACGAACGGTGAAAAAATTGATACTTCGTCATTTTGTTCAAAACAAGTGTTTATACATAGacataattttgagaaaatgtttGGTATTTTAGCCGTTGCAGCAACAGAGGAGGAATATGGGAATTCAGCACACTCAAAAAGTCGTACAGTGAACAACCGACAAGACACAGAGAGTGAAATTGAAAACCCGACTAAGTTATCAGTAGAACTGGTCAAGTGTTTGATAGGAATATTTCTCAATCTAAATAAAGCAACATTGAGGAGAAAAGGATCAGCTAACCTTCCGAAGAATTCTGTGACCTGTGTAAACTCGAAAGCGCTGGTGTCAAAAGCCACATTCAGCTGCAGCACAAACGTGTTTCCATTCAGCCCCAATGTATCTCATCTTGATCCTTATGAGGTATTGCATGAACCTGATTTCGTAATCAGAGATGTTGGACCATATAAGAATTTCATTCAAATCACAAAACGTTCAGTGGATCCAAGTCGACTTTCTGAATGTCTTCCAGCCATGAGAAGACTCAG GATTTTGATGCAAAAACTCGGCAAAGTAAACATAACTTACTTAACCCACAAGCAGAAGCTGGCATTCTGGATTAATGTTTATAACGTCTGCGTAATGCAT GCATTTTTGCAACACGGACTTCCTTCAACACAGGAGAAGCTACTAGCACTGATAAATGAG GCTGCAATTAATGTCGGTGGTTTGGTACTTCATGCTTTCACTATTGAACATTTCATCCTCCGGCGGCAAGCAGAAACCACCAAACATGTGAGTAAAGTAAAAACGAAAACTAAGTTTCAGGCTTTCAGCTCAGTCTTTGAACAATCCAATCAATATCGGAGACAAGATCTCGGTTCATATGACAATCGTATTGTACTTCAGGAGCTAACAGATGAGAAAGCAATGCTTCTAAGGCATGCCTGTGGCCTTGCTTATCCAGAACCTAACATCACATTTGCTCTCTGCCAAGGCAGCTGGTCATCGCCAGCA GTTTGCAGTTAA